The DNA segment GCACCACCATCACCAAGGCAGCCACAGCCAACAGGCCTTCCCCCAGGACTGAAATATCAGAGTTCTGTGGGAAGACAGAAAGGATGGGTAGGGCCTTGCTCCTCCAGAAAGCGCTGCCTCAACTGGCAAACTTCAGGGAGAGTATGAAAGGCCGTTTTTGCGGCCAGACAATCCTGATTCTTCCATGAGCCAGAAGCCGAATCTGGGCAGCCTATGTGACCCCCAAGGGCTTCCACCCACTTACTGGGAAGACCATCATTTCTAGGGTCATTCTGAAGTCTGAAAGACAAGTTGTGCACACTGCCTGGCAGATAGCGAGCGctcaaggaaatgaatgaaattagcACCTTCCCCTCGTAGCTTCCGCCAACAAAAACTTCTACGATTTGATTGCGTGGGGATCTGAGCGCGATCCTCACCGCCCCCCAATTCCCGCTGTGCTGCTGCTGCGCTAAGCCTCCTCCTCCAGCTTGGTCTCCGGGGGTCCAGGATGCAGGAAGAGcctttcttgttatttttcttctccaattTGTTAATGCGCCTAGGGCGGGAAGGCGTCTTGCCTCTAATTGCagctgtcacccccccccccctcccctccatcaagCGGAGAGGAGCTCAGTCTGGAGGAGCaaggcggggagagggggagtGCCTCCAGGGCGGGCCGGCCCAAACAGGGACCCACATTGTCTTTTCCCAAGCAGCGGGCGGTCCCCGCGGGGCGTGGGCGGGCCGGCAGctccccggggggggggtggggggtgggggggggcggacagCCACGTGCGCCGCTCCAGGAAAGCTTTAGGCGCCTCGAGTAGGGAGCGGAGTTGCCGCCCTTCCCCCAGCCGCCCGATCGTGGGGTGGAGCTGGGAATCTAAAACACGGGGCGTATTTCTTATGGGCCCACCTTGGCCTCGCTGGTGAACGCCCTGTGCCTGCGTCCGGAgctgggcgggggagggaggtggtgagAGGGGATTTCAGTGCTGGAGGCGGGGTGTTGGGGAAGGAGCTCCTGTGCCTCCAGGGCCCTGCTGCAGCCCTTGGGTCAGCCCTGCGCTGATCTGCCACCTGCCCGCAGGTGGCATATCTAAGCTTGCTTCCTCATCGGGAAAAGGGGGCTAAACTGCCTTACTTGCTTACTCAAAAGGAGATAACGGATATGGGATATGAAAAGGCTTTCAAACTTTAAAGTGCTATACAGGTATCTTTCCTGTGCTTTTGAAAAGACATAGGGCTCCCTCGAGTACTCCTTATACATACACTCCTTATTAGGCCCATTTCCCAGGATCCAGGTATGGGCTGAAATCTTGAAGGCCAACAGGGAGAGGTGGGAGTGGGAAGTTTCCTCTCTGCTGATCCCTATCCCAGGAGGGCTGGGGTTTCATGCCTGTGCCTGGAGCAGTGCTTTGCCAGGGATGCCAGCGGTTATAAGgctggggacacaggagccaaggTCTTTATTGGGGGCCTTTCTAGGGGAACATGAGGCCCCAGTGCCCTAATCCATACAGAATGTTTAGTTGGGGCAGTGAAGGAATGTAAGAATTTCCTGgtctcctgccccaggcccctcaTCACCTGCAGCCCCAAGGTGAGCAccactctctcaatctctctttcagTCCGGGAACCCTCATCTCCCCACCAGCCAGCCCCCACCACAGCCTCTACCAACCACATGCCTGTTAGTCCTACTCCAGACACTCTcgcttcttttccctccttcctgggaAAAAGGAACCCAGAGTTAGGCTTTTGAAAGCCATagcacccgcccccctccccccatccttcccagggcccagcactGGGGACCTGGACCTTTTGGGTTCAGTCAACGTTCTGTCTCTAGGATTCAGACCCAAACAGCTGTGTTAATATCAAAGCCAGAGGGTGAGGGTTCCAGGGCCTTGGGGCAGCTTGTGGAAGGACTTTCCCCCCTTCTGGGCTCGGCAGTGCTCGGGAAGGGGAAGTGTCCAGAGCCCTTGGAATGGCTCCGCTTCTTGACCTTGTGTGAGCGGGCGGCTCTGGGCTCCGAGGCCGTGGGTGTCACCCAGCCCGGTTTCTCCTTCAGCAGCCTGTCTCGGTCAGGCCGCACGCTGCGCAGGAACTTCCTAAAGATGTTTGCTGTGAGGGCAAACCTGCGGCCCAGCTCCCGGGGCTGGCCCTTCTCCCCCTTgggctcccctgcctcccccttctccccacccttctcCAGTTCCGGCAAATCCAGCCAGTTGCCCACCAGGTCCGCAAAAACATTGTCACCTAGGACCAGAGGCTGTCGATTCCGGCCCCGGGACATCAATGTGGAGGTCCAGTCTTCCGGTTCCGCCAGCTCTGGCCCCTGCTGGGCACAGCTTTGGTGCTCTGGGAGCTGTGCTCTGGTCAGGGGGACCAGATCCCTCCCACAGACACTCCTACAGGACGGAAACTTCGTGCCAAAAGGTTGGTTGGAGGAGGAGCAGGCCGTGGGCCTGGCAGGGGCCTGGGGCTGTGTCCGGGGGCTTTCAGGGCAGCCTGGGGCAGGACTCCCTCCAGAGATCTCCAGCTGTTCCAGTGCTGCCTGCACCTGAAGAAGCTTTAGTTCTTGCAGCGCACCCATCATGCAGTTCATCTGATCCTGCAAGCCATCACCCACTTCCTTCATAGACATCTGCAGGGGACAGAAATGCACAGGCCCATGAGCCACGGGGGGCTGGGGAAGCGCTGCCCCTTACTGGCCCTGAACCTAGACGCCCGCCCAAACATACACCTCTGGGGTCATTCCAGCCCTCCACTGACCCCACCTCCACAGGGCCCAGTGCAGTGCAGATGGGAGCTGGGAGAGGAGGAATCTTAACGCCCATATGGCTAGTTAAAGGAAATCATATTAATGGCAGCTAACGTGCTAAGGCAGGTGCTGTCCTCAGctacatatatgtaaatacagacacatatataaatgGATCTGTGGCTAATCTCCCCAACTAGTCTATGAGGTAGTGACTAGTACTAGATGAGGGAACGGAGGCGTGTGAGTAGCTTGCTCGAGACGACGCAGATACAAGAGGATGCGCGAAATGGTGGTGGCCGTCTTTGTCTTTTTACGAGGTGCTGTGCCCTCTTTGCGAGCCTCCCTGAGACAACAATGACGATGACGATGATCATGGCCACGATAAGAGCAGTTTGTGCATGTTCGCTATGTGATAGGAACTGAGCTACCTGCTCTAGGCACATCACGTCTTAAGATCTTTATATAAACCCTGTGAGGTTGCCATTAGTGCTCTCATTTTAGTGAGTTAACCATGGcggaggtgaagtaacttgcctaaggtcatctAGGTCATATCGCTGGGCCTTGGACACAGGACACCTTGCTCCAAATGCTATATACCAAGCACTGCCTGCCTCAAGATGGCTGGACAGAGGAGCTGGGCCTTAAGGCTACTCTGCCCTCCCCAGGGCGCTGGAGGAGGCTGGAGGACATGAGGGCAAGACAAGGAGCTCAGATTCCTGAAGGAAAAGGCTAGGCCGGGGGCTTCCTTTCACTGCTGTGCACATCTGGCCGCtcaggagagagacaaggaggcCAGGATGCTCCTGTGTGCAGAAGCCCTTCCCGgcccttctctgccttccccctctCAGCTGCACTTACACTTGGCTCCGGTGCTGTTCCTGCCTTCTCAGCCCAAGTGGCTCCCCTGCTCTGGCCAAGAGTGGGGACCCTGGGGGCCAGCCCTCCAGCCCCTTTGCGGGTGTCGAAGTCACGAGTCCCAGGTGCCAGCTGGAAGGGGCCGAGAGGCTGACTTGGGTGAGGGCCGAGTTTGGAGGCGGGCAGG comes from the Acinonyx jubatus isolate Ajub_Pintada_27869175 chromosome C1, VMU_Ajub_asm_v1.0, whole genome shotgun sequence genome and includes:
- the INKA2 gene encoding PAK4-inhibitor INKA2 isoform X1 produces the protein MDCYLRRLKQELMSMKEVGDGLQDQMNCMMGALQELKLLQVQAALEQLEISGGSPAPGCPESPRTQPQAPARPTACSSSNQPFGTKFPSCRSVCGRDLVPLTRAQLPEHQSCAQQGPELAEPEDWTSTLMSRGRNRQPLVLGDNVFADLVGNWLDLPELEKGGEKGEAGEPKGEKGQPRELGRRFALTANIFRKFLRSVRPDRDRLLKEKPGWVTPTASEPRAARSHKVKKRSHSKGSGHFPFPSTAEPRRGESPSTSCPKALEPSPSGFDINTAVWV
- the INKA2 gene encoding PAK4-inhibitor INKA2 isoform X2, producing MSMKEVGDGLQDQMNCMMGALQELKLLQVQAALEQLEISGGSPAPGCPESPRTQPQAPARPTACSSSNQPFGTKFPSCRSVCGRDLVPLTRAQLPEHQSCAQQGPELAEPEDWTSTLMSRGRNRQPLVLGDNVFADLVGNWLDLPELEKGGEKGEAGEPKGEKGQPRELGRRFALTANIFRKFLRSVRPDRDRLLKEKPGWVTPTASEPRAARSHKVKKRSHSKGSGHFPFPSTAEPRRGESPSTSCPKALEPSPSGFDINTAVWV